AGTCGACCATCCGCCGCGACCTCGCGCTGCTCACGTCGCAGGGCCAGCTCGCCCGCACGTACGGCGGAGCCATGGCGCACGGCCTCGTCTACGAGGCCTCGCTGGGCCAGCGAGCACGGGAAGGGTTCCGGCAGAAGCAGGCCATCGCCGCCTGGGCGGCCGAGCAGATCGGCCCCGGCGAGACCGTCCTCCTCGATGCCGGCACCACCACCGGGCAACTCGCTCGTGAGCTGCGCGAACGCGAGCAGCTCACGGTCGTCACCATCGGGCTCACGGTGCTCAACGAGCTGGCCGACGCCGACGGCGTCGACGTGCTGTGCCTGGGCGGGCGGCTGCGGCACATCAGCCAGGGCCTGGTCGGGCCGTTCGCCGAGGCGGCGCTCGAACGCGTCACGGCCGACCGCGCCTTCCTCGGCGCCGACGCCGTCACCGTCGAGAACGGGATCTGCGAGGCCAACCTCGAACAGACCCGCCTCAAGGAGATGATGATGACGCGCGCCGAGCAGGTGTACGTGCTGGCCGACGCCAGCAAGCTCGGACAACGTCCGTTCCACGCGTGGGCGCGTATGCCCGCGACGTGGACACTGGTCACTGACGACGGCGCGCCACCCGCCGAGGTGGAGCGGTTCCGCGCGGCGGGCGTCGAGGTGATCGTCACCGGCACCAAGGCCGCGACCTGACCGACGGGAGGCCCCATGACCGGCACACACGCGCACCGGCGCCGTTTCCCCGGTGGCGCAGTGGGTAATGCGGACGACATGACGTTGCTGACGATCGGCGCCGGGCAGCTCGACGAAGCTCGGCTCTCGTCCGCCGGACGGGCGTCGCGGACCCTGCACAGCGGCGCCCGGTTGCGCCAGACGCTCATCGCGCTCACCGCCGGCACACGCATGAACGAACACCAGAGCCCCGGCGACGCGACCGTGCACTGCCTGCAGGGGCACGTCACGTTGCGCACGCGCGACCGTGCCATCGCCGTCGGCGCCGGTCAGCTTGTCGACGCGCCGCCGGAACGGCACGACCTCCTCGCCGACGAGGACTCCCTGATCATCCTCACCGTCGGCGTCGTCTGACCCGTCGGCGTCGTCCGGCCCGTCTGCGTCGTTCGGCTCCAGGCGCGCCGTCAGCCGCGGCGCGGCCGGGCCGCCCGGCCCCAGGCGTCGAGCAGCCGCGCGGCCGACCCGCCGACCGGGCCGACGACGTCCTCGAGATCCTCCGGCAGCGTCGCCGACTCGACCGCGGCCAGCGCCTGTGCGGCGTCGTCGATCAGCGACGAGCACACCGCCAGCAGGTACTCGGGCACGACGAGGCGCGGGTCGACGCAGCCGACGACGGGCACGCCGGCCGCCGCGATCAGCGGGAACACCGTCCCCGGGATGCCGATGGCGACTTCCGCCCGCGCCGACGCCTGCAGCGACGGGACCGCGCTGATCTCGTAGCGGCTCCACAGCGCCGGGTTCTCCCGCGGGTGCAAGCCGACGAGGACGTGCTTGC
This Jiangella alba DNA region includes the following protein-coding sequences:
- a CDS encoding DeoR/GlpR family DNA-binding transcription regulator; translation: MNDRLTARDRRRAIVDMAWTDGRAGVGQLAAHFGVTESTIRRDLALLTSQGQLARTYGGAMAHGLVYEASLGQRAREGFRQKQAIAAWAAEQIGPGETVLLDAGTTTGQLARELREREQLTVVTIGLTVLNELADADGVDVLCLGGRLRHISQGLVGPFAEAALERVTADRAFLGADAVTVENGICEANLEQTRLKEMMMTRAEQVYVLADASKLGQRPFHAWARMPATWTLVTDDGAPPAEVERFRAAGVEVIVTGTKAAT
- a CDS encoding cupin domain-containing protein, with amino-acid sequence MTLLTIGAGQLDEARLSSAGRASRTLHSGARLRQTLIALTAGTRMNEHQSPGDATVHCLQGHVTLRTRDRAIAVGAGQLVDAPPERHDLLADEDSLIILTVGVV